One genomic window of Devosia salina includes the following:
- a CDS encoding MobA/MobL family protein: MPLQRSRGHSSVQRLAYITRRRLLSARTGQVFDHADRPDLVAALTLVPKGCAEMDAVDLWEAIEAASKRADAALGFELVLSLPMPAELPLEHSCRLAQAFAHEIIVERHQLAATLAVHRPHAGQGEDAALEDALGPDDDSFGRSIATASANLHCHILVAPRQLTPDGLARRRYTALDPVTRSGRTYGRHWGKLWGDFQNRFFAAEGLDLRVTPNPPVTLDPAPLRAVRRWRQRARRTTPQINGRALLVNPAREDENAAIALSIDDALACFEAPFTRGELEAFFSRHLHPELSAEMTQACIGLGQCVALDVEGSEIAWFASVNLVQTELAAFGRSLMLAARASCSRQVAPHIGEGFSDETRTVLAALFEDADLSLIEATGAAGLLVADISGTAQAAGLAPVVIAHAAGHPPPRAVVRDIEALRTRMVSQATIIIDDADALTARDLSLALLAAIAGNSKIVLIRRIDSDWPRLPLLDLVAHHVRVLRWSDRFVGTVPAAGPAPAPAPPGAAPPRSAIAHAPSGRNHAPIPPNWPRFALDAEGGLVTAPAAIAGMIRFFATSPGDLDWTVPERDASRDEAGLAQRLDQWRYSQREPGWDDWANIDALDADLAAEAAAFATLAGDGLHDRPEDDPDMEPPTPDDVDFADDGELDWDGVDFEDPREPE, encoded by the coding sequence ATGCCGCTGCAGCGCTCCCGCGGGCATTCGAGCGTCCAGCGTCTCGCCTATATCACCCGCCGGAGGCTCCTTTCCGCCAGAACGGGACAGGTTTTTGACCATGCGGACCGGCCCGACCTTGTCGCCGCGCTGACCCTGGTGCCCAAGGGATGCGCGGAGATGGACGCAGTGGACCTATGGGAGGCGATCGAGGCGGCTTCAAAGCGCGCCGACGCCGCGCTTGGCTTCGAACTGGTCCTTTCCCTACCCATGCCGGCAGAGCTCCCGCTGGAGCACAGTTGCCGCTTGGCCCAAGCTTTCGCGCACGAGATCATTGTTGAGAGACACCAATTGGCGGCCACCCTGGCCGTGCACCGCCCGCATGCGGGCCAGGGTGAGGACGCAGCGTTGGAGGACGCTCTCGGGCCCGATGACGACAGCTTCGGCCGGTCCATTGCCACAGCCAGCGCCAATCTTCATTGCCACATCCTTGTTGCTCCCAGGCAGCTCACCCCGGACGGACTGGCGCGGCGGCGCTATACGGCCCTCGATCCAGTCACCCGGAGCGGCAGGACCTATGGCCGGCACTGGGGCAAGCTGTGGGGCGATTTTCAGAACCGTTTCTTTGCGGCAGAAGGCCTTGATCTGCGCGTCACCCCCAACCCGCCTGTTACCCTCGATCCCGCGCCGCTGCGGGCGGTGCGGCGATGGCGCCAGCGCGCACGCCGCACCACTCCGCAGATCAATGGCCGCGCCCTCCTCGTCAACCCGGCGCGCGAAGACGAAAACGCCGCGATCGCCCTCTCCATCGACGACGCCCTTGCGTGTTTTGAGGCCCCATTTACCCGTGGTGAGCTCGAGGCATTCTTTTCGCGTCACCTGCACCCTGAGCTTTCCGCCGAAATGACCCAGGCTTGCATCGGGCTCGGCCAATGCGTCGCGCTCGACGTGGAGGGCTCAGAAATTGCGTGGTTCGCCAGCGTCAACCTCGTTCAAACCGAGCTGGCGGCCTTCGGACGGTCGCTTATGCTGGCCGCACGCGCGTCCTGCAGCCGGCAGGTGGCGCCCCATATTGGCGAAGGCTTCTCGGACGAGACACGGACCGTGCTGGCCGCGCTCTTTGAAGATGCCGATCTCAGCCTTATCGAGGCCACCGGCGCCGCCGGGCTGCTGGTGGCCGATATCTCAGGAACAGCTCAAGCGGCCGGGCTCGCCCCGGTGGTCATCGCTCATGCGGCGGGACACCCGCCCCCCAGGGCGGTGGTGCGGGATATCGAAGCGCTCCGCACGCGAATGGTTTCGCAGGCGACGATCATCATCGACGACGCCGATGCCCTCACCGCCAGGGACCTGTCCCTCGCCCTCTTGGCGGCCATTGCCGGGAACTCCAAAATCGTCCTCATTCGCCGGATCGATAGCGACTGGCCGCGCCTGCCGCTGCTCGATCTTGTTGCCCACCATGTCCGGGTCCTGCGCTGGAGCGATCGTTTCGTTGGCACTGTCCCGGCCGCTGGTCCTGCGCCGGCACCCGCCCCGCCCGGAGCTGCCCCGCCCAGATCTGCCATCGCCCACGCCCCTTCTGGACGGAACCATGCCCCGATTCCGCCCAATTGGCCGCGCTTTGCCCTCGATGCCGAGGGCGGACTCGTAACCGCGCCGGCGGCCATTGCCGGCATGATCCGGTTCTTCGCCACCTCTCCGGGGGACCTGGACTGGACGGTGCCAGAGCGCGATGCGTCTAGGGATGAGGCGGGCCTGGCGCAGCGGCTCGACCAATGGCGCTACAGCCAGAGGGAGCCGGGATGGGATGATTGGGCGAATATCGACGCGCTTGATGCCGATCTCGCGGCGGAGGCGGCCGCCTTCGCCACCCTGGCTGGGGACGGGCTGCACGACCGGCCTGAGGATGACCCGGACATGGAGCCGCCCACGCCGGACGATGTCGATTTCGCGGATGATGGCGAACTTGACTGGGATGGAGTCGACTTCGAGGACCCGCGCGAGCCCGAATGA
- the galU gene encoding UTP--glucose-1-phosphate uridylyltransferase GalU — translation MTFPKPVSTAVFPVAGLGTRFLPATKAMPKEMLTVVDRPLIQYAVDEAREAGIEHFVFVTGRNKGVIEDHFDRQFELETTLESRGKTAALDELRKDLPSAGRTSFTRQQEPLGLGHAVWCARHIVGSEPFALLLPDMLFRGEPGVLKQMMNAYQETGGNVIAVEQVPENEVSSYGVIARGEGPDGGFEVTGMVEKPRPEDAPSNLIISGRYILQPQIFTLLADQPKGAGGEIQLTDAMQTLIKSQTFTGVKYRGESFDCGSKIGFLTANVVYALGRDDIRDGFVQQLRKIGYADIMGDGTAKAAE, via the coding sequence ATAACCTTTCCTAAGCCAGTCAGTACTGCCGTATTCCCGGTTGCCGGACTTGGGACCCGGTTCCTGCCGGCAACCAAGGCCATGCCCAAGGAAATGCTGACCGTGGTCGATCGGCCGCTGATCCAGTACGCGGTGGACGAAGCGCGCGAAGCCGGTATCGAGCACTTCGTCTTTGTCACCGGCCGCAACAAGGGCGTGATCGAAGACCACTTCGACCGTCAGTTCGAGCTCGAAACCACGCTCGAGAGCCGCGGCAAGACCGCCGCGCTGGACGAACTGCGCAAGGATCTGCCCTCGGCAGGCCGCACCAGCTTCACCCGTCAGCAGGAGCCGCTTGGCCTGGGCCATGCGGTCTGGTGCGCCCGCCACATCGTGGGCAGCGAGCCCTTTGCGCTGCTGCTGCCCGACATGCTGTTCAGGGGAGAGCCAGGCGTGCTCAAGCAGATGATGAATGCCTATCAGGAGACCGGCGGCAATGTCATCGCGGTCGAGCAGGTGCCGGAAAACGAAGTTTCCTCCTATGGCGTGATCGCCCGCGGCGAGGGCCCGGACGGTGGCTTTGAGGTGACCGGCATGGTGGAAAAGCCCAGGCCCGAGGACGCGCCGTCCAACCTGATCATTTCGGGTCGCTACATCCTCCAGCCACAGATCTTCACCCTGCTGGCCGACCAGCCCAAGGGCGCGGGCGGGGAAATCCAGCTGACCGATGCCATGCAGACCCTGATCAAGTCCCAGACCTTCACGGGCGTCAAATATCGCGGCGAGAGCTTCGACTGCGGCTCCAAGATCGGCTTTCTGACCGCCAATGTCGTCTATGCGCTCGGACGCGATGACATCCGCGACGGGTTCGTTCAGCAATTGCGCAAGATCGGCTACGCCGACATTATGGGCGACGGGACCGCAAAAGCGGCTGAATAG